A genome region from Sphaeramia orbicularis chromosome 19, fSphaOr1.1, whole genome shotgun sequence includes the following:
- the foxi1 gene encoding forkhead box protein I1, translating to MNTFGHQPPNQQSSPIQHHSAQELLDMAVYCDNYGVYQQNLHHHHHHAQRPSTHPSSYGLGDYTSPSTNPYLWLNGPGINSSPYLPGNNSSSYIQSGYGSNQRQFLPPPTGFGGADLGWLSISSQQELFKMVRPPYSYSALIAMAIQNATDKKLTLSQIYQYVADNFPFYKKSKAGWQNSIRHNLSLNDCFKKVARDEDDPGKGNYWTLDPNCEKMFDNGNFRRKRKRRADISAADSTTLSVKSEDGPHKLSDTASLLSSSPPSLHGSPASTEPKSSPSPSAEHSPCFSSFVSSVNSLLAGSADVPRGGGGGGGGERDFGSGHLGGLSQTSREGMSGLGSYSPTLISPLNSDNNRMNYYTSVQSLSNHFSVNNLIYSREGTEV from the exons ATGAACACTTTTGGACACCAACCACCGAACCAGCAGAGCAGCCCCATTCAGCACCACAGCGCGCAGGAGCTCCTGGACATGGCCGTGTACTGCGACAACTACGGGGTGTACCAGCAGAAcctgcaccaccaccaccaccatgcgCAGAGGCCGTCCACGCACCCCTCCAGCTACGGCCTCGGAGACTACACGTCCCCGTCCACGAACCCCTACCTGTGGCTGAACGGACCCGGTATCAACTCGTCTCCTTATCTTCCCGGGAACAACAGCTCCTCGTACATTCAGTCTGGATACGGGTCCAACCAGAGGCAGTTCTTACCGCCTCCAACCGGGTTCGGTGGAGCAGATCTGGGCTGGCTGTCCATATCCAGCCAGCAGGAACTCTTCAAGATGGTCAGACCCCCGTACTCGTACTCGGCCCTGATCGCCATGGCCATACAGAACGCAACAGATAAAAAGCTGACCCTGAGTCAGATCTACCAGTACGTGGCTGATAACTTCCCATTCTATAAGAAGAGCAAAGCAGGATGGCAGAACTCCATCCGACACAACCTGTCCCTGAACGACTGCTTCAAGAAGGTGGCACGGGATGAGGATGATccag GAAAGGGAAACTACTGGACACTGGATCCAAACTGTGAGAAGATGTTCGACAACGGAAActtcaggaggaaaagaaaaagaagagctgACATAAGCGCCGCTGACAGCACGACCCTCTCCGTTAAGTCCGAGGACGGGCCGCACAAGCTCTCCGACACCGCCAGCCTCCTAAGCTCCTCCCCGCCCAGCCTGCACGGATCCCCGGCCTCCACGGAGCCCAAGTCGTCCCCGTCCCCCTCCGCGGAACACAGCCCGTGTTTCAGCAGCTTCGTATCCAGCGTCAACTCGCTTCTGGCGGGGAGCGCAGACGTGCCCAGAGgcggcggcggtggcggcggcgggGAGCGGGACTTCGGCTCCGGGCATCTCGGGGGGTTGTCTCAGACATCCAGGGAGGGCATGTCAGGACTGGGCTCCTACTCGCCCACTTTAATCTCTCCTCTGAACTCTGACAACAACAGAATGAACTACTACACATCCGTACAGAGCCTCTCCAACCATTTCAGCGTCAATAACCTCATCTACAGCCGGGAAGGGACTGAAGTGTAA